In a genomic window of Pseudoalteromonas xiamenensis:
- the hisF gene encoding imidazole glycerol phosphate synthase subunit HisF codes for MLSKRIIPCLDVKDGQVVKGVKFKGHEIVGDILTLAKAYSDAGADELVFYEISASVEKRLLDVNWVTEIAKHIDIPFCVAGGIKSVADAAKVLEQGADKISINSPAIARPELIKELHDEFGKQCVVVGIDSFFDVQSGTYQVYQLTGDPNASSRTRYLTQDWVKRVQDLGAGEIVLNCMNQDGVRNGYDIEQLSIIRQQCHIPLIASGGAGKITDFIDVFKQANVDGALAASVFHKNIIDIQELKAALDANDVAARLCR; via the coding sequence ATGCTATCAAAACGCATAATTCCATGTTTGGATGTAAAAGACGGTCAAGTTGTTAAAGGGGTTAAGTTTAAAGGTCACGAAATCGTCGGTGACATTCTCACTTTAGCCAAGGCCTATTCAGATGCAGGTGCAGACGAACTCGTGTTTTATGAAATTAGCGCCAGTGTCGAAAAACGATTGCTAGACGTCAATTGGGTTACTGAAATTGCCAAACACATCGATATTCCATTTTGTGTCGCTGGAGGTATCAAGTCAGTTGCAGACGCTGCAAAAGTGCTAGAACAAGGTGCTGATAAAATATCAATCAATAGCCCAGCTATCGCACGACCAGAACTGATTAAAGAATTACACGATGAGTTTGGTAAACAGTGTGTGGTTGTGGGTATCGACAGTTTTTTTGACGTGCAATCAGGAACCTATCAAGTTTATCAATTAACTGGCGATCCGAACGCGTCAAGTCGTACTCGCTACCTGACACAAGACTGGGTAAAACGTGTTCAGGACTTAGGCGCCGGCGAGATTGTGCTTAATTGCATGAATCAAGATGGTGTACGTAATGGTTACGATATAGAACAACTTTCTATAATTAGACAACAATGCCATATTCCCCTTATTGCATCTGGTGGAGCCGGCAAAATAACCGATTTTATTGACGTATTTAAACAAGCTAATGTTGATGGTGCATTAGCCGCGAGCGTTTTTCACAAAAATATAATAGACATTCAAGAGTTAAAGGCGGCTCTAGATGCAAATGATGTGGCAGCAAGATTATGCAGATAA
- the hisIE gene encoding bifunctional phosphoribosyl-AMP cyclohydrolase/phosphoribosyl-ATP diphosphatase HisIE, whose amino-acid sequence MQITQQTINEVNFQKSELIPAIVQNNVNGVILMQGFMDRAALEMTLQKGLVTFFSRSKNRLWTKGETSDNFVEVVSVHTDCDKDSILVLAKPKGPTCHLGTQSCFGEAAPLLSFIGQLQTIINERKESDPTSSYTASLFSKDISRSCQKVGEEGVEVALAAMKNDKDELLNESADLLYHLSVLLIRSGCSLEEVALVLKERHK is encoded by the coding sequence ATGCAGATAACACAACAAACAATTAATGAAGTCAATTTTCAAAAAAGTGAGTTGATCCCGGCTATCGTCCAAAACAATGTGAACGGCGTTATATTAATGCAAGGATTTATGGACAGAGCGGCTCTGGAGATGACACTTCAAAAAGGCTTAGTGACCTTTTTTTCTCGGAGCAAAAACCGATTATGGACGAAAGGAGAAACATCAGACAACTTTGTAGAAGTAGTTTCCGTACATACGGATTGTGACAAAGATTCGATACTGGTCCTTGCAAAACCAAAGGGGCCAACCTGTCATTTAGGCACACAAAGTTGCTTTGGCGAGGCTGCGCCATTGCTTTCGTTTATCGGTCAATTGCAAACGATCATAAATGAACGCAAAGAAAGCGATCCAACGAGCAGCTACACAGCGTCTCTTTTTTCTAAAGATATAAGCCGTTCCTGTCAAAAAGTCGGAGAGGAAGGCGTCGAAGTAGCCTTAGCTGCGATGAAAAATGACAAAGATGAATTGCTAAATGAATCGGCGGACTTACTCTATCACCTAAGTGTGCTTTTAATCCGCTCAGGATGTTCACTAGAAGAAGTTGCGCTCGTATTGAAAGAGCGCCACAA